A genomic window from Purpureocillium takamizusanense chromosome 2, complete sequence includes:
- a CDS encoding uncharacterized protein (EggNog:ENOG503NVZY~COG:P~TransMembrane:10 (i105-122o128-145i157-179o185-203i270-289o365-384i396-415o421-439i451-471o477-495i)) produces MASKTKDRLAKLFGDDKYDGDDDIPSISNADIFIEREPTIQEFFAELTPSLHDVGRYIYNLFPFIHWIGKYNLQWFIGDLIAGTTVGAVVVPQGMAYAQLAQLDVEYGLYSSFMGVLIYWFFATSKDITIGPVAVMSQVTGNVVLKARDTLPNVEGHVIASALAIITGAIIVFLGLARLGWLVEFIPLPAICAFMTGSAINILSGQVCKLMGISDINTRDAPYMVIINTLKGLPRTKLDAALGLTALTMLYLIRGTCSYMAKRQPHRSKTYFFISTLRTVFVILLYTAISAGMNVSHKNKPSISIIKNVPRGFKHAGVPVINTEIIQAFASELPAAVIVMLIEHISISKSFGRINNYVIDPSQELVAIGVTNLLGPFLGAYPATGSFSRTAIKSKAGVRTPFAGVITAIVVLLALYALTAVFWYIPNAALAAVIIHAVGDVITPPRVVYQFWRVSPLEVPIFFAGVLVTIFSTIENGIYTTIAVSFAVVIWRMFLSRGRLLGLARIRTVKASTNGKLGPGSSDEAVAEEADLSVRTGFLPLDHEDGSNPRVVVQSPHPGVFIYRFAEGFNYPNSSRYLTHLTDVVFRETRRTDPASLGKLGDRPWNYVGPRNQKDLDLDTRPTLKAIILDFSSVNNIDVTAAQALIDVRNQLDRYAAPDTVNWHFANIENRWTKRALAAAGFGFRTPKPGPGEHTGHWKRIFSIADLYRADTEDTIEGKTAGDGPIVYDIEQDPASDISRASDKDVPRDPGSARLVAVQGLNRPFFHFDLQEAVDAALLHVGERED; encoded by the exons ATGGCCAGCAAAACCAAAGACCGGCTGGCGAAGCTGTTTGGTGACGACAAGtatgacggcgacgacgacattcCCTCGATATCCAACGCCGACATCTTCATTGAGCGCGAGCCCACCATCCAGGAGTTCTTTGCCGAGCTGACGCCTTCGTTACACGATGTCGGCCGCTACATCTACAACCTCTTTCCCTTTATTCACTGGATCGGCAAGTACAACTTGCAATGGTTCATCGGAGACCTCATTGCCG GCACGACCGTTGGTGCCGTCGTTGTGCCCCAGGGCATGGCGTACGCCCAGCTGGCCCAACTTGACGTCGAATATGGCCTGTACTCGTCGTTCATGGGCGTCCTGATCTACTGGTTCTTTGCCACCTCCAAGGACATCACCATCGGC cccgtcgccgtcatgtcCCAGGTCACCGGCAACGTCGTGCTCAAGGCCCGCGACACACTTCCGAATGTCGAGGGCCACGTCATCGCCTCGGCCCTTGCCATCATTACCGgagccatcatcgtcttccttggtctcgcccgcctcggctgGCTCGTCGAGTTCATCCCGCTGCCCGCCATCTGCGCCTTCATGACGGGCTCGGCAATCAACATCCTGTCCGGCCAGGTCTGCAAGCTCATGGGCATCAGCGACATCAACACCCGCGACGCGCCCTATATGGTCATCATCAACACCCTCAAGGGTCTACCCAGAACGAagctcgatgccgccctcggcctgaCGGCGTTGACAATGCTGTACCTAATCCGCGGCACATGCTCGTACATGGCCAAGCGCCAGCCCCATCGCTCCAAGACGTACTTTTTCATCTCGACGCTGCGCACCGTCTTCGTCATTCTGCTGTACACGGCCATCAGCGCAGGTATGAATGTCAGCCACAAGAACAAGCCctccatcagcatcatcaagAACGTGCCCCGAGGCTTCAAGCATGCGGGTGTGCCTGTGATCAACACGGAAATCATTCAGGCCTTCGCCTCGGAACtcccggcggccgtcatcgtcatgctCATTGAGCACATCTCCATCTCCAAGTCGTTTGGCCGCATCAACAACTACGTCATCGACCCGTCGCAagagctcgtcgccatcggtGTCACTAATCTGCTGGGGCCTTTCCTTGGCGCGTATCCTGCCACGGGCTCCTTTTCCCGCACCGCCATCAAGTCCAAGGCCGGCGTCCGGACGCCATTCGCGGGTGTCATCACGGCCATTGTCGTGCTCCTTGCCCTCTACGCGCTGACCGCGGTCTTTTGGTACATCCCCAacgcggccctcgccgccgtgatCATCCATGCCGTGGGCGATGTCATCACGCCACCGCGCGTCGTCTACCAGTTCTGGCGCGTGTCGCCGCTCGAGGTTCCCATCTTCTTTGCTGGCGTTCTCGTGACCATCTTCAGCACTATCGAGAACGGCATCTACACGACAATTGCTGTTTCCTttgccgtcgtcatctggAGGATGTTCCTCAGCCGCGGCCGGCTTTTGGGTCTGGCCCGTATCCGCACCGTCAAGGCGTCGACCAACGGCAAGCTGGGCCCAGGTTccagcgacgaggccgtcgctgAGGAGGCTGACTTGTCGGTGCGGACCGGGTTCCTGCCCCTCGATCACGAGGACGGATCGAATCCGCGCGTCGTGGTGCAAAGTCCGCACCCAGGTGTCTTCATCTATCGCTTCGCTGAGGGCTTCAACTACCCCAACTCTTCGCGGTACCTGACCCACCTGACGGACGTCGTCTTCAGGGAgacgcggcggacggacCCGGCAAGTCTGGGCAAGCTCGGT GACCGGCCTTGGAACTACGTTGGCCCGAGGAACCAAAAGGACCTCGACCTGGACACGCGACCGacgctcaaggccatcatcctGGACTTTTCGTCCGTTAACAACATCgacgtgacggcggcgcaggcgcttATCGACGTGCGCAACCAGCTGGACCGCTACGCGGCGCCAGACACGGTCAACTGGCACTTTGCCAATATCGAGAACCGGTGGACCAAGCGGGcgcttgcggcggcgggcttcggATTCCGGACGCCCAAGCCGGGGCCGGGCGAGCACACGGGCCACTGGAAGCGAATCTTTAGCATCGCGGACCTGTATCGGGCCGACACGGAGGATACCATcgagggcaagacggcgggcgacgggcccaTCGTGTATGACATCGAACAGGACCCAGCGTCGGATATCTCGCGGGCGTCAGACAAGGACGTTCCGCGCGACCCGGGCAGCGCCCGGCTGGTGGCCGTGCAAGGTCTCAACAGGCCGTTTTTCCATTTCGATCTCCAGGAGGCGGTCGATGCGGCGCTCTTGCATgtgggcgagcgcgaggacTGA
- a CDS encoding uncharacterized protein (EggNog:ENOG503PCYE~TransMembrane:2 (i165-185o213-229i)~COG:S), translated as MPRKGIVKVRTGCITCKARRVKCDEGRPTCLVCQKAGKLCRGYAPPPIGYYSWEELLLLSKPVQTGLSNFPGVTALELRNIAFFQRVVAPSVCGPVTHSLWTRAISQVLHVEPAARHAVVALGSLYENSERVLRSDPMATGPLDAHRHAITHYNIAIRHLTTPRVYLANDTILLVCVLFIAIEFLRGNVEAAATHIRNGISLLNSVGSDDEDLVFALLHLAIFPFYFAMGPASDLEVPLGWDPSGLPHMFSSPSHAQAWLDLLSLRTVRLVRQAKENRSGVAAAVPLEEITAAAQCLDQDLDVWWSTFCMSRQGMQGDHTIMEKLLEARFLHAKMRISTNLDHDEHVWATQEQRFRRFVAVAQEVRHAWQSDDSKHRTFAFGMGFCPLLFRTVHKCRVLKLRLAALSLMDELCWARETVWDRTLLRALGEKIVEVEHGMRLTPERVKALQEEGSHELAVSADASLIRDIVLHPGPDLAMNADGSRIWKRRVTLILAGPGGSSEERLEECFEMR; from the exons ATGCCTCGCAAGGGTATCGTCAAGGTCCGCACCGGCTGCATAACATGCAA AGCTCGGAGGGTCAAGTGTGACGAAGGACGGCCGACATGTCTTGTGTGCCAGAAGGCCGGCAAGCTATGTCGTGGCtacgcaccaccacccatcgGGTACTACTCATGGGAAGAGCTACTGCTCCTCAGCAAGCCTGTTCAGACAGGGCTGTCCAATTTCCCCGGCGTCACAGCTCTTGAGCTTCGAAACATAGCTTTCTTCCAACGGGTGGTCGCGCCCTCAGTATGCGGGCCGGTAACGCACTCTCTCTGGACTAGAGCCATTAGTCAGGTTTTGCACGTCGAACCGGCCGCTAGACATGCCGTCGTGGCTCTAGGGTCCTTGTACGAGAACTCGGAGCGGGTGTTGCGTAGCGATCCAATGGCGACGGGCCCGCTGGATGCACACCGGCATGCCATCACGCATTACAACATTGCGATAAGGCATCTCACTACACCGAGAGTATACCTCGCCAACGACACAATTCTCCTCGTATGCGTTCTGTTCATCGCCATAGAGTTCCTTCGCGGCAATGTCGAAGCAGCGGCAACGCACATACGAAACGGGATATCGCTGCTGAACTCAgtcggcagcgacgacgaagatcTAGTATTCGCCTTGTTGCACCTTGCTATTTTCCCGTTTTATTTCGCCATGGGCCCTGCGAGCGATTTGGAGGtgccgctgggctgggacCCGTCGGGCCTGCCGCACATGTTTTCGAGTCCATCTCATGCTCAGGCCTGGCTGGACTTGCTTTCTTTGCGCACGGTGCGTCTCGTACGCCAAGCCAAAGAAAACCGCTCCGGGGTCGCGGCAGCCGTGCCCTTGGAAGAAatcaccgccgcggcgcaatGTTTGGACCAAGATCTGGACGTTTGGTGGTCTACGTTCTGCATGTCGCGACAGGGAATGCAAGGCGACCACACCATCATGGAGAAACTTCTCGAAGCGCGATTCCTACACGCAAAGATGAGGATCAGCACTAACCTGGACCACGACGAGCACGTTTGGGCAACGCAGGAGCAAAGATTCCGCCGCTTTGTAGCGGTCGCGCAGGAGGTGCGACACGCGTGGCAATCCGACGACAGCAAGCACAGGACTTTTGCGTTTGGGATGGGCTTCTGCCCCCTGCTCTTCAGGACGGTACACAAATGCCGGGTGCTGAAGCTgcggctcgccgcgctgTCGCTCATGGACGAGCTCTGCTGGGCGCGGGAGACTGTCTGGGATCGGACGCTGCTGAGGGCTTTGGGCGAGAAgatcgtcgaggtcgagcacGGCATGCGACTAACGCCGGAGAGAGTCAAGGCTTTGCAAGAAGAGGGCTCGCATGAGCTGGCCGTGTCGGCTGACGCATCTTTAATTCGGGACATTGTCTTGCATCCTGGGCCAGACCTGGCGATGAATGCCGATGGCTCGAGGATCTGGAAGAGACGGGTGACGCTGATTCTGGCGGGTCCAGGAGGCAGCTCAGAGGAGCGTTTGGAAGAGTGTTTTGAGATGAGATGA
- a CDS encoding Glucan endo-1,3-beta-D-glucosidase (COG:O~SECRETED:SignalP(1-18~SECRETED:cutsite=ASA-EK~SECRETED:prob=0.8607)~CAZy:GH17~EggNog:ENOG503P151), producing the protein MRFTSALVAGALAVGASAEKNYLGFNSGATKADRSAKFKADFEAEFKTAQGLEGAPGTFNSVRLYTNIQAYSQDSPIEAFEAAVETKTSMLLGVWASGTDNIDKEISALKKAVSKYGKEFTDLVIGISIGSEDLYRNSATGVKNKAGVGAQPETLVSFIKDFKKAFADNPLGKVPVGHVDTWDVWGNSTNKVVLDAVDWIGVDEYPYYENDKGNDIKNAGHLFDKAYDATIAAAGGKPVWVTETGWPYTGKKWDQAVASVENAKYYWDEVGCRKLFNKTPTFWYTLRDSNPDNTMKFAITDNLSTKPRFNLTCPTTFDTKPESSTISSRTATASGTSGTSGSGTATIIPTASSTSGSGSGGSNGSGNGSGNGGGNGGGSGNGNGSGGSNGASGTTGGPASSTPTGGATSHKVSGAAFAGVVVMAGALAVL; encoded by the coding sequence atgcGTTTCACATCTGCTCTCGTTGcgggcgccctcgccgttggcgcctcggccgaaAAGAACTACCTCGGCTTCAACTCGGGTGCCACCAAGGCCGACCGCTCCGCCAAGTTCAAGGCCGACTTCGAGGCCGAGTTCAAGACTGCCCAGGGCCTTGAAGGTGCCCCCGGCACTTTCAACTCCGTCCGCCTTTACACCAACATCCAGGCTTACTCCCAGGATTCTCCCATCGAGGCcttcgaggccgccgtcgagaccaAGACCTCGATGCTCCTGGGCGTCTGGGCTTCGGGCACGGACAATATTGACAAGGAGATCAGCGCCCTGAAGAAGGCCGTCTCCAAGTACGGCAAGGAGTTCACAGACCTCGTCATCGGTATCTCCATCGGTAGCGAGGACCTGTACCGCAACTCCGCCACCGGTGTCAAGAACAAGGCCGGTGTTGGCGCCCAACCCGAGACCCTCGTCAGCTTCATCAAGGACTTCAAGAAGGCCTTTGCCGACAACCCCCTTGGCAAGGTCCCTGTCGGACACGTCGATACTTGGGATGTCTGGGGCAACAGCACCAATaaggtcgtcctcgacgccgttgacTGGATCGGTGTCGACGAGTACCCCTACTACGAGAACGACAAGGGCAACGACATCAAGAACGCCGGCCACCTCTTTGACAAGGCCTACGATGCCACcatcgctgctgctggtggcaaGCCCGTCTGGGTGACCGAGACCGGCTGGCCCTACACGGGCAAGAAGTGGGAtcaggccgtcgccagcgtcgAGAACGCCAAGTACTACTGGGACGAGGTTGGCTGCCGCAAGCTCTTCAACAAGACCCCTACCTTCTGGTACACTCTGCGTGACTCCAATCCCGACAACACCATGAAGTTTGCCATCACCGACAACTTGTCCACCAAGCCCAGGTTCAACCTGACTTGCCCCACCACCTTTGACACCAAGCCCGAGAGCTCGACCATCTCATCGCGCACCGCCACCGCTTCGGGCACTTCGGGCACGTCGGGCTCCGGCACCGCCACTATCATCCCTACtgcctcgtccacgtccgGGTCTGGCTCTGGCGGCTCCAACGGTTCTGGCAACGGTTctggcaacggcggcggcaacggcggcggcagcggcaacggcaacggctcTGGCGGCTCAAACGGCGCTTCAGGCACCACTGGCGGCCCTGCCAGCTCCACCcccacgggcggcgcgacctCTCACAAGGTCTCTGGCGCTGCCTTTGCCGGCGTTGTAGTCATGGCTGGTGCTCTTGCCGTGCTCTAA
- a CDS encoding uncharacterized protein (COG:E~EggNog:ENOG503NWD1) has translation MPSVTPLSANASGIIGGHAHSRPEIQAPLTYAGGLDQFEQADITPVIGREVTGLQIRDLLKSEDALIRDVAVTISQRGVLFLKDQNVTPTEMREFMLRLTALSGCPSSSGLHVHPLTEEGSELGDQISVISSEKQKMGGGLTHQLSDVSRFASAGWHSDITFEKVPSDYAMLKIHTLPKTGGDTLWASGYEIYDRLSAPMKSFLEGLTATHDASFFHDEAARLGNPLRQGERGSPLNKGGNLTAVHPVIRTNPVTGWKSVYVNKGFTKRINGVTKDESDVLLQYLFNLVTQNHDVQVRYRWSKNDVAIWDNRSTFHCATYDYEVARAGDRVCSLGEAPYLDPSSTGRREALGL, from the exons ATGCCTTCAGTCACACCCCTTAGCGCAAATGCCAGCGGCATAATTGGGGGCCATGCACACTCCCGACCCGAGATTCAAGCACCCCTGACCTACGCAGGGGGCCTGGACCAATTCGAGCAAGCAGACATCACCCCTGTAATTGGGCGCGAGGTAACTGGGCTTCAAATTCGGGACCTGCTCAAGAGCGAAGATGCGCTCATTCGCGACGTCGCGGTCACCATTTCCCAGCGCGGTGTCCTTTTCCTAAAGGATCAGAATGTCACCCCTACAGAAATGCGGGAGTTTATGCTGCGGCTTACGGCATTGTCAGGGtgcccgtcatcatcgggACTCCATGTGCATCCCTTGACGGAAGAAGGTAGTGAGCTTGGAGATCAGATCAGCGTCATTTCAAGCGAGAAACAGAAGATGGGCGGTGGCCTCACCCATCAGCTGAGCGACGTATCACGGTTTGCAAGCGCTGGTTGGCATAGTGATAT AACCTTTGAAAAGGTCCCCTCAGACTACGCCATGCTGAAGATCCATACCCTTCCAAAAACCGGAGGAGATACG CTTTGGGCGTCGGGCTATGAAATCTACGACCGCCTTTCTGCCCCGATGAAGAGCTTTCTGGAGGGTCTCACAGCCACGCACGATGCCTCATTCTTCCATGACGAGGCAGCACGCCTAGGGAACCCGCTCCGTCAAGGGGAGAGGGGCTCACCCCTCAACAAGGGCGGAAACCTCACGGCGGTGCATCCGGTGATCCGGACGAACCCCGTCACCGGCTGGAAATCGGTCTACGTCAACAAGGGCTTCACCAAGCGCATAAACGGCGTAACCAAAGACGAGAGCGATGTTTTGCTTCAGTATCTCTTCAATCTCGTGACGCAGAACCACGACGTGCAGGTAAGATATAGGTGGAGCAAGAACGACGTGGCGATTTGGGACAACAGATCCACGTTTCATTGTGCGACGTACGACTACGAAGTCGCCCGGGCTGGTGACAGAGTCTGTAGTTTAGGAGAGGCACCGTACCTTGACCCCTCTAGCACTGGGCGACGAGAGGCTTTGGGCCTATAG
- a CDS encoding uncharacterized protein (COG:U~EggNog:ENOG503NYV3~TransMembrane:4 (i403-431o437-458i602-627o639-659i)), with translation MDQGRDDDPQRSQVPPHGDRRQQHLLSPAASRATSVAGPSTPGLLTPLAEGSAGDYFAPLNQAPSHRSRQSVQSLSRFPSLTSATSRPRLESTSRPSIRIRRRSSVASNVSNIPPETPVAPSAPAPTRSEGYHGGRPRSISQPTSGARVGDAPSARNSRRLPPQTSLPRLTEEGSRPTMAELGIPASPLSPTVSLPERTHSLEAEVAEPIEARGNRLRRVSRLFMPGFARREQQQPMEAPATTQAEDEYHDQLVDYLDTIDPEVQTLSTLTNVQNSLFIPDLGSWVNRRPTYILSPRDLQHIRPVSAEVPPPPPEQPQIPEEVPEGQEPTEEMSHPSIQRSDTITSRLTDSHFAALPHGRTLEGWTADEKWELDDHVRHMLHSRRSRFKRRMKGFGQYVRRPLGFFVTLYATLITLFGLAWVLFLIGWIYVGDQQLYVIHIIDSVLVALFAIMGDGLAPFRAVDTYHLFFIVRYTRMIENADKRPRKGLMARLRRRKAPTEQGPEGVGQVSQVPPQVPNDGTVLCHDYANGAPPPAVIADRDGPVSPDLEDTASNMSEMSGYYVLTAKQRKSLSHHQKKLAKSHSFYKPEETFTHFSFPLGYLMAIVILLDFHSCLQISLGCTTWAIDYHKKNHSAITSTILSISITCNITAGLVIALGGRKTRKKDIHDLMSRQELTGDAIKHLENKRKKKQEKEEKRANRSGGSSNERLDEASGSDKDIPGREKETMDYRALGEQK, from the exons aTGGATCAAGGTCGAGATGACGATCCTCAGAGGTCGCAAGTGCCGCCGCATGGCgaccggcggcagcaacatcTCCTCAGCCCTGCCGCGTCCCGTGCGACATCGGTCGCAGGCCCTTCGACGCCGGGCCTTTTGACGCCCCTGGCGGAGGGCTCGGCCGGCGATTACTTCGCCCCCTTGAACCAGGCGCCGTCTCACCGTTCGCGACAGTCGGTGCAGTCCCTCAGCCGCTTCCCGAGCCTTAccagcgcgacgagccgtcCGCGCCTGGAGTccaccagccgcccgagTATTCGAATtcgccggcgcagctccgtGGCCTCCAATGTCAGCAATATACCCCCCGAAACACCGGtcgcgccgtccgcgcctGCGCCTACTAGATCCGAGGGCTAccatggcggccggccgaggagcatATCGCAGCCGACCTCGGGCGCAcgggtcggcgacgcgccgtccgcccgAAACTCGCGACGACTACCGCCCCAAACATCGCTGCCACGCCTGACCGAGGAGGGCTCACGCCCGACAATGGCCGAGCTCGGGATTCCCGCCTCGCCGTTATCGCCGACTGTCTCTTTGCCGGAGCGTACACACAGCCTCGAGGCAGAAGTGGCCGAGCCCATCGAGGCGAGAGGCAACCGCTTGCGGAGGGTCAGCCGGCTGTTTATGCCAGGATTTGCCAGgagagagcagcagcagcccatgGAGGCGCCAGCTACCACGCAAGCCGAGGACGAGTATCACGACCAACTGGTCGACTACCTCGACACAATAG ATCCCGAAGTCCAGACCCTTTCGACGCTTACCAACGTTCAAAACTCGCTCTTCATACCCGACCTTGGTAGCTGGGTCAATCGCAGGCCAACCTATATCCTCTCCCCGCGGGACCTGCAACACATCAGGCCAGTGTCCGCTGAAgtccctccaccgccgccagagcaACCGCAAATACCGGAAGAGGTGCCGGAGGGGCAAGAGCCGACCGAGGAGATGTCGCACCCTTCTATTCAGCGCTCCGACACGATTACGTCCCGCCTGACCGACTCTCATTTCGCAGCGCTGCCGCACGGCCGGACCCTCGAGGGGTGGACAGCCGACGAAAAATGGGAGCTCGACGATCATGTCCGCCACATGCTGCACTCGCGACGGTCGAGGTTCAAACGCCGGATGAAGGGCTTCGGCCAGTACGTGCGGAGACCGCTCGGGTTCTTCGTCACTCTCTATGCGACCCTCATCACCCTCTTCGGCTTGGCCTGGGTTCTCTTCCTCATCGGCTGGATCTACGTGGGCGACCAGCAGCTGTACGTCATTCACATCATCGACAGTGTCTTGGTGGCGCTCTTCGCTATcatgggcgacggcctggctcCCTTCCGCGCAGTCGATACATACCACTTGTTCTTCATCGTCCGGTACACTCGAATGATTGAGAATGCCGATAAGAGACCGCGCAAGGGCCTCATGGCTCGTCTCCGGAGGCGGAAGGCGCCGACGGAGCAGGGCCCGGAGGGGGTGGGTCAAGTGTCGCAGGTACCTCCACAGGTACCCAATGACGGGACTGTGTTGTGCCATGACTACGCCAACGGCGCCCCGCCTCCTGCCGTCATTGCGGACCGTGACGGCCCCGTTTCCCCGGACCTGGAAGATACCGCGTCGAACATGAGCGAGATGTCTGGCTACTACGTTTTGACAGCCAAGCAGCGCAAGAGCCTTTCCCACCATCAGAAGAAGCTTGCCAAATCGCACAGTTTCTACAAACCCGAAGAAACCTTCACACACTTCTCCTTTCCCCTCGGCTATCTCATGGCTATTGTTATCCTCTTGGACTTCCACAG CTGTCTCCAGATTTCCCTGGGTTGCACAACTTGGGCTATCGACTACCATAAGAAAAATCACTCTGCTATTACCTCCACCATATTGTCTATTTCAATAACTTGTAACATAACGGCCGGGCTGGTGATCGCCCTCGGTGGCCGCAAGACGCGGAAAAAGGATATCCATGACCTGATGAGCCGACAGGAGCTAACGGGGGATGCCATCAAGCACCTCGAAAATAAacgcaagaagaagcaggaAAAGGAAGAGAAGAGGGCGAACCGCTCAGGGGGAAGTTCGAACGAGCGGCTTGACGAAGCAAGTGGTTCTGATAAGGACATTCCCGGCCGTGAGAAGGAAACGATGGACTACAGAGCATTGGGTGAGCAAAAGTAA
- a CDS encoding uncharacterized protein (COG:L~EggNog:ENOG503NVC9), which produces MPGKRSPRGRLARKACDPCRVRKIRCDEVVPCSRCVASGIKCTFKTAQNRRGPKGLRENTVKKIQQKRQSPEVEGSETPEAENISHLLEILDIYASRLYPIWPIVKVAELKDTLLANPVSSSILCLANAVALSTVAQLKLSTAWKGSAAACTSDITGDHDNQLDRLRVSFFLHIYYENLEGGGNKSLLYLREAITLAQIARLERESTYTSLPERDQQLSRRVLWLLFVTERGVALLHRLPAILQPNILLPWYGVADDIADILPEFLKLVNLFWVFDQSGVFEWLRSAESGSRASVSQSCITMLQQTLEDSTKGEYWVGNDIQRADILVTRQWMRAVLWRAALRFGIMIPIDPVRVAQEFLTLIASIPPAALESHGPTVEFKTFEIATAVIDAMANDFSGVSDEQPKRILHGLRNILLSSRGGNEKLLSLLNVRMSAVTATRFLPQPYNVERFVEDVLLSMGEDGNWRSEDFFPQLHLMPLSPNGLSSQCPETTGLTRSPSPLTRLLLEGRGQPGSASSVSRDIDVDRSFS; this is translated from the exons ATGCCTGGCAAGCGCTCTCCGCGAGGAAGGTTGGCACGAAAAGCTTGCGATCCGTGCAGGGTGAGGAAGATCCGCTGCGATGAGGTAGTCCCGTGCAGCAGATGCGTCGCATCGGGCATCAAGTGCACCTTCAAGACTGCTCAAAACAGAAGAGGTCCGAAGGGTCTTCGCGAGAACACTGTCAAAAAGATTCAACAAAAGAGGCAATCCCCGGAGGTGGAAGGATCGGAGACGCCCGAAGCAGAGAACATTTCTCATTTGCTGGAAATCCTCGACATTTACGCTTCACGCCTCTACCCGATATGGCCTATAGTCAAAGTCGCGGAGCTGAAGGACACGCTCCTGGCCAACCCGGTCAGCTCCAGTATCCTTTGTTTGGCGAATGCTGTTGCACTCTCGACGGTTGCGCAGCTCAAGCTCTCGACTGCTTGGAAGGGGTCTGCCGCGGCATGCACATCAGACATCACGGGAGACCACGACAATCAGCTGGACCGGCTTCGTGTGTCATTCTTCCTGCACATCTACTACGAGAATCTTGAGGGGGGTGGCAACAAGTCGCTCCTCTATCTACGTGAGGCAATCACCCTGGCTCAAATCGCAAGACTAGAGCGCGAGTCCACCTACACATCTCTGCCTGAAAGGGATCAACAGCTTTCTCGGCGGGTTCTCTGGCTTCTCTTTGTTACTGAAAG AGGTGTGGCATTGTTGCATAGACTTCCGGCTATTCTGCAGCCAAACATTTTGCTGCCATGGTATGGCGTTGCAGACGACATTGCAGACATCCTGCCAGAGTTCCTCAAGCTGGTGAACCTCTTCTGGGTTTTCGACCAGTCCGGCGTGTTTGAGTGGCTACGAAGTGCAGAGTCTGGTTCACGGGCTTCCGTTTCACAAAGCTGTATTACGATGCTGCAACAAACGCTAGAAGACTCTACCAAGGGCGAGTATTGGGTTGGCAACGACATCCAGCGCGCCGATATTCTGGTGACGCGCCAGTGGATGCGCGCCGTCCTTTGGCGTGCTGCCTTGCGCTTTGGCATCATGATTCCCATTGACCCGGTCAGAGTTGCGCAAGAGTTTCTCACACTCATTGCGAGTATTCCACCAGCGGCTTTGGAGTCTCATGGGCCGACTGTG GAGTTCAAGACGTTCGAAATAGCCACCGCCGTTATtgacgccatggccaacgaTTTCAGCGGCGTCTCAGACGAACAACCGAAACGGATCCTCCATGGGTTACGCAATATTCTACTGTCGTCGCGCGGAGGCAACGAGAAGCTACTGTCACTGCTCAACGTCCGCATGAGTGCCGTAACTGCGACGCGTTTCCTCCCGCAGCCATATAATGTGGAGCGCTTTGTCGAAGATGTGCTTCTGAGCATGGGTGAGGACGGCAACTGGCGGTCCGAGGACTTCTTTCCCCAGCTACATCTGATGCCATTGTCACCAAACGGTCTATCCAGCCAGTGTCCAGAGACGACAGGTCTCacacgctcgccgtcgccactgACGAGGCTGCTTCTCGAAGGGAGGGGCCAGCCAGGATCTGCTTCATCTGTTAGCCGCGACATTGACGTCGATAGGTCATTCAGTTGA
- a CDS encoding uncharacterized protein (EggNog:ENOG503NVM3~COG:G): MGNHEVGTIQDEGHVSEIDKADIAVGREHLHNTLAPHESYEGAHRFDPLAEWTLAEERAVVRKTDLRLLAWICIMFFGLQLDRGNLSNALADDLLGDLGLTTDDYNNVGPS; this comes from the exons ATGGGCAATCACGAGGTTGGGACCATCCAAGATGAGGGTCATGTCTCCGAGATAGACAAGGCCGATATCGCTGTTGGTCGCGAGCACCTACACAACACTCTAGCTCCTCATGAGTCATACGAAGGAGCACATCGTTTCGACCCCTTGGCAGAGTGGACACTAGCCGAGGAGAGGGCCGTTGTCAGGAAGACAGACCTTCGACTGTTAGCCTGGATTTGTATCATG TTCTTTGGACTTCAACTTGATCGTGGAAACTTGAGCAATGCCTTGGCAGACGATCTTCTAGGTGACCTTGGACTCACTACCGACGACTACAACAACGTGGGTCCCTCCTGA